The sequence CCGGCGGCGGCGGCGGGCGCGGCATGCGCGTGGTGCATACCGAGGCTGCCCTGATCAACGCCGTCACCACCACCAAGACCGAGGCGCAATCGGCCTTCGGCAACCCGGTGGTGTACATGGAAAAATACCTGGAGCGCCCGCGCCATGTCGAGATCCAGGTCATGGCCGATGCCCACGGCAATGCCGTGCATCTGGGCGAGCGCGACTGCTCCATGCAGCGCCGTCACCAGAAGGTCATCGAAGAAGCGCCCGCCCCCGGCATCGACCGCAAGCTGATCGCCAAGATCGGAGAACGCTGCGCCGAAGCCTGCCGCAAGATCGGCTACCGCGGCGCCGGCACCTTCGAGTTCCTGTATGAAGACGGCGAGTTCTACTTCATCGAGATGAACACCCGCGTTCAGGTCGAACACCCGGTCACCGAACTGATCACCGGCGTGGACATCGTGCAGGCGCAGATCCGCGTGGCCGCCGGCGAAAAGCTGTGGCTCAACCAGAAGGACATCCGCTTTGCCGGCCACGCCATCGAGTGCCGCGTCAACGCCGAAGACCCCTTCAAGTTCACCCCCAGCCCCGGCCGCATCACCAACTGGCACATGCCCGGCGGCCCCGGCGTGCGGGTCGACTCCCACGCCTACAACGGCTACACCGTGCCGCCGCACTACGACTCGATGATCGGCAAGCTGATCACCTACGGCGACACCCGCGAGCAGGCCATCCGCCGCATGCAGATCGCCCTGTCCGAAACCGTGATTGCCGGCATCAAGTCCAACGTGCCCCTGCACCAGGAACTGATGCGCGACCCGCGCTTCATCGAGGGCGGCACCAGCATCCACTACCTCGAAAAGCGTCTGGCCGAGCGGGACAAGCCCTGAACCATGTGGATTTCCGTCACCCTGCTGGCCGATGCCGACCGCGCCGAACGCCTCTCCGACGCCTTGATGGACGAAGGGGCGCTGTCGGTCAGCATTGAAGATGCCGACGCCGGCACCGAGGCCGAAAAGCCGCAATTCGGCGAGCCCGGCATGGCCCCGGCCAGCCTGTGGGACCACAGCCGCGTGCTGGCGCTGTTCGACAAGGACGCCGACATCACCAGCGCCCTGGCGCGCGCCTCCGGCGCGGTCGGCTTCGCCGAGGTCCCACCGTTCACGCTCGAGGAGATCGCCGAGCAGAACTGGGTGCAGCTGACCCAGTCACAGTTCGACCCGATCCGCATCACCGACCGGCTGTGGATCGTGCCCTCGTGGCACGACGCCCCGAACCCCGACGCGATCAACATCGCCCTCGACCCCGGCATGGCCTTCGGCACCGGCTCGCACCCGACCACCCAGCTGTGTCTCGAGTGGCTGGAGCAGACCGTCACCCCGGGCATCAGCGTGCTCGACTACGGCTGCGGCTCGGGCATCCTCGCCATCGCCGCCCGCCGCCTCGGCGCTGGTCGCGTCGCTGGCGTCGACATCGACGACAAAGCGGTCGAAGCCGCCCGCGACAACGCCCAGCGCAACCAGGTCGAGATCGACCTGCAGGTCTCCTCCGCACCGCTGACCGAGCAGTTCGACCTCGTCGTCGCCAACATCCTCACCAACCCGCTCTGCGTCCTGGCGCCGGCGCTGTGCGGGCATGTCGCCCCCGGCGGCCAGCTCGCCCTGTCCGGCGTGCTCGACACCCAGACGCAACAGGTCATCGACGCCTACGCTCCCTGGATGACGCTGCACATCGGAAAAACCCACGACGGCTGGGCCCGACTGGAAGGTACCAAACGGTGATGCGCACCCGCTGCCCTGCCTGCCAGACCCTGTTCCGCATCAGCTCGGAGCAGCTGCGGGCACGGCAGGGCATGGTCCGGTGCGGGCACTGCCGGCACACCTTCAACGCCCTCGATACGCTGGACACCGAGCCGGCCGTCTCCATCGCGTCGCCGACACCGGCACCCCGCACCGGCAGCAGTCCGGTTTTCATCCTCGAAGAACGCCCGGGCCCATCCACCGGTTTCCGCGCGCCACCGCCGGACAAGGACAGCGCCGACCCCACCGACGAACCCACCACCTTCAGCTGGGGCGGCGGCTATATGACAGCGGCACCCGCGCCTGAACCCGCGCCTGAACCCGCGCCTGAACCCGCGCCTGAACCCGCGCCTGAACCCGCGCCTGAACCCGCGCCTGAACCCGCGCCTGAACCCGCGCCTGAACCCGCGCCTGAACCCGCGCCTGAACCCGCGCCTGAACCCGCGCCTGAACCCGCGCCTGAACCCGCGCCTGAACCCGCGCCTGAACCCGCGCCTGAACCCGCGCCTGAACCCGCGCCTGAACCCGCGCCTGAACCCGCGCCTGAACCCGCGCCTGAACCCGCGCCTGAACCCGCGCCTGAACCCGCGCCTGAACCCGCGCCTGAACCCGCGCCTGAACCCGCGCCGGAGTCAGCGGAATTCGGCTTCCGCGCCCCCGCCGAGCCCCCCAGCCGGCTCTTCCAGGACCTCGATACCTGGATGCCGGAAGACGACGATATGACGGCGGAAGTCGCCCCGGAAGTCGCCCCGGAAGTCGCCCCGGAAGTCGCCCCGGAAGTCGCCCCGGAAGTCGCCCCGGAAGTCGCCCCGGAAGTCGCCCCGGAAGTCGCCCCGGAAGTCGCCCCGGCAGAGACGCTCGATAGCGGGCCGGAAACGATCTGGGACTTTGACGACTTGCCCAGCGGTCGGGCGCCCGGCCAATGGGCTGACGACAATGCCGCCGATCCGGCCACGGCAGCGACGGCGCCGGCCGAAGCCGAAGCCGAAGCCGAAGCCGAAGCCGAAGCCGAAGCCGAAGCCGAAGCCGAACAGGAGGATGTCATCACCTTTGCGCCGCTGGAGGCCGACGATACCTTTGACAGCGCGCCGGCCGTCGTCGATGCGCCAGACGAGGCAGCAGAAGAGGCGCGGCCTGCCGCCGGCGCTTTGCCCGCATCTGGCGAGGCCGACGGCTCCCACGACACCAACACCTACGACCCCGGCACGCCCGAGTCCGCCCTGGCCGCACTGCCGCCGCCGCGCAAACGCAGCCCGTGGCTGATGAGCCTGCTGGTGGGCGTTCTGCTGGCTGCCCTGGCGGCGCAAACGATGCTCAGCTATCGCCAGCAGGTCATCGATCTGTTGCCGGCGAGCCGCCCATTCATCGAAGCGCTGTGTGCCAATGTCGGCTGCGACCTCGACTTGCCGCGTGACGCCAGCCAAATCGGTATCGAGGCATCGGATCTCAACCGCCTGCCCGACGCCGACGCCCTGTTCGAGCTGACCGCCACGTTGCGCAACCGCGCCGACACGGCGATGGCCTTTCCTCACCTCGAACTGACGCTGACCGACATGCAGGACAAGGCCCTGGTGCGCCGCGTGTTCACCCCGCAGGAGTGGCTCGGCTCGGCCGCCGACGACGCCGCCGGCTTTGCCGCCCGGAGCGACCGCATGGCGCGGGTGGCGTTTTCGGCCGAGGGCGTCAATGCCTCGGGTTACCGCCTCTACGCCTTTTATCCGTAGGCATGACGCACGGCAGCCCCCCACCCGGGGATCTCCCGCCGCCCCGCGCCACCGGCCTGCGCCGGCTCATCAACGCGTTTCGCTACTCCTGTGCCGGGCTGACCGCGGCGTTCCGCCACGAAGCGGCCTTTCGTCAGGAATGCGTGCTGGCCATCGTATTGATTCCGACCGCGCTGCTGAGCGCAGCCGATGGCGTCGGCAAGGCGATGATGGTCGGTAGCGTGCTGCTGGTGATGGTGGTCGAGTTGATCAACTCGGCCATTGAGGCGGTGGTGGACCGGGTGTCGCAGGCGCGGCACCCCCTGGCCAAACGCGCCAAGGACATCGGCAGCGCCGCGGTCTTGCTGGCGCTGCTCAATCTCATGGCGGTGTGGGCGCTGGTCCTGCTCGCCTGAGCCCCTGCTGGATGCATCGGCTTGGCCTGGCCGCACGGGCCTGCGCGACGCGCACCATGCGTCATGGTTTTGACAACATGCCGCTGGCTGCGCGCCGACCGCACCCGACCTGCCGGCGCGCCGACGATGTCTTCACAGGGGCTGAGCGCCCCCGCCCGCCGTCTTCGCTTAGCGCGACACCCGCATGGTGCCGCCGTCCTGGACGATACGCACCCGCTCACCGGCGCGGAAACCCTCGCCGGCATCTTCCTGCACCACGGCCAGATAGCGACCATCGTCCATCCGCACGGTGACTTCCACCCCCTGCGAACGGGTCACGCCCTCTTCGACCGCCGACCCGGCCAACCCGCCGGCGACGGCGCCGAGCACAGCGCCCACCGCGGCGCCCTTGCCACGGCCGATGCTGCTGCCGGCAATGCCGCCAATGGCGCCACCGGCCACGGTACCAACCGGGGTCTTGGTGCCCTCGAGCTTGACGAAGCGGACCGACTGCACGGTGCCGAACTTGACCACCATCGCCCGGCGCGCTTCGCCGCGCGAATAGGTATCGCCGGTCAGGTTGCTGGCGCAGCCCGACACACCGATCAGTGCCACCGAGGCCAGCAGCAGTGCGCGCCCGTTACGTTGAATCCAGTCCATCACCATGGTTTCTCTCCAAATGCTGCCGCGTATCGCTCGGCAATTTCCGTTCGGCTCGGGCGGTGATTCTGGCCGCCGCGATGGGCAATCTTGAGGCTGCCCATCACCGAGGCCAGGCGCCCGGTCGTTTCCCAATCCATCCCGTTGGCGATTCCGTACAGCAAGCCGCTGCGGAAGGCGTCGCCGCAACCGGTCGGATCAACCAGCGCTTCTGCCTTAACGCACGGGATGTCGATTCGTTGTCCTTCGACATAAATCTGCGAGCCCTCCGCACCCAGCGTCACCACCAGCGCGTCCACATCACCGGCCAGATCCTCGATGCTGCGGCCGGTCTTTTCGCTCAACATGCGGGCTTCGTAGTCGTTGAGCGCACAGTAGCTGGCCATCTCCAGGCAGGCTTCGAGTTCGGGCCCGGAGAACATCGGCAGGCCCTGACCCGGATCGAACACGAAGGGAATGCCCGCCTCGGCAAACTGCTGCGCATGGCCCAGCATGCCGTCACGCCCGTCGGGCGCGACGATGCCGAGCTTGACACCCTTGGCATCTGAGACCCGGTTCTGGTGCGAATGGTTCATCGCCCCGGGGTGGAAGGCCGTGATCTGGTTGTCATCGACGTCGGTGGTGATGAAGGCCTGGGCGGTGAAGCTGCCCGACACCGCCCGGACATGATCGGCCCGCAGCCCGAGCTGGTCGAGCCGGCTCAGGTAGGGTGCGGCGTCATCGCCAACGGTCGCCATGATCAGCGGATCGGCGCCGAGCAGCTTGAGGTTGTAGGCGATGTTGCCGGCGCAGCCACCGAACTCGCGCCGCATGTCCGGCACCAGGAAGGCGACGTTCAGGATGTGGATCTGGTCAGGCAGGATGTGATTCTTGAAGCGGTCATGGAACACCATGATGGTGTCGTAGGCGACCGAACCGCAGACGAGGATGGACATGGGCGATTCCGCTCAGTGGGCAAACCGCCATTATAGTCTGCCCACCCCAGCCAGGCCCGGCACCGGCGCGAACGCCGCACATTCAGGCGAGGGGGCGAGCCATCGGCACCATCGACGGCGGCCAGCGCACAACTCACGGCATGTCGCCAGGACCGGGCGCATGGCGCACACCGACCCACCCCGGGGCATCAAGCGCAACCGGCGGATTCACTCCCGCTCAGCCAGGCACCCACAGGCCATGGCGCACCTCGTGCTGCTTGATGATGCCGCTCATCACGCGCACCATTTTCCCGGCCACCGCCGGCCAGCCGAGGTCCTGCACACTCTTGCGGGCGTTGGCGGCCATGGCCAGACGGGCGTTGCGATCGCCGGCCACGCGCAGCGCGGCATCGACAAAGGCGTCCTCGTCGGGCACCGGCGCCAGCCAGCCGTTGTGGCCGTTGCGTACGCGCTCAGCGCCGGCGGCATAGTCGAAGCACACCACCGGCAGGCCACTGGCCAGTGCCTCGGTGGTGACGTTGCCGAAGGTCTCGGTGAGGCTGGGGAAGAGGAACATGTCGGCCGAGGCATAGTGCGCGGCGAGGTCCTCGCCGGTGCGCATGCCGGCATAGCTGTGCTCGGGGTAGCGGCGCGCCAGTGCCTCGCGCGAGGGGCCGTCGCCCACGAACAGCAGGCGGGCCTCGGGCACGCGCTGTGCAATCGCCTCAAAGGCGCGAATCGCCAACTTCAGGTTCTTCTCCGGCGCCAGGCGCCCGATCACCGCCACCACCAGGGTGTGCGGCTCGGCACCCCAGCTGGCGCGCAGGGCCTCGTCGCGGCGGGCGGGCGAGAACAGCTCGGTATCGACGCCACGCGGCACCACTTCGATCTGGCGCACCCCATCCTGATGCAGCGAATCGGCCATCGCCCGGGTGGGCACCAGGCACACATCGCCCTTGTTGTGGAAGCGGCGCAGGTAGGCCTTCACCGGCGTCTTCAACCAGCCCACGCCGTAGTAGGTGCTGTAGCTGTGGAAATTGGTGTGGAACTCGGTAATCGTCGGCAGGCGCAGCTTGCGCGCCGCGGCCAGCGCCGACCAGCCCAGCGGCCCTTCGGTCACCACCTGCACCACGTCCGGGCGCCGGACCGACCACAGCCGGATCAATGCGTTGCGCGCCGGCAGGCCCATCTTCAGGTGCGGATAGCGCGGGATGGGCAGTCCGCGGGAGAGCATCTCCTCGTACTGCGCTTCGCGCGCCGGCATGTCGCCCGCACTCTGCCGTGGGCGGACCAGCATCACGCTGTGCCCCTGCCTGACCAGCCCGTCGACCACCCGGGCCGTGGTCAGCGAGACCCCGTTGATCTCGGGCGGATAGGTTTCGGTCACCACCGCCACGCGCAGCCGGTCGGCATCGGCGGGCAGCTCGACGTAGGAAAGTAAGCTCGCGTCCATGGCGGCGACTGTCGCGCGACGGGACGACACCGGTGTGACATCTCGGTGACATTGCCATGACAGGCTGCAACGACGATCGCGCGCCACCGGGTGTCACACGGCAGTAAAGCGCATGTCACGCGAGCGCAACCTGCGCTTCCTACAGTGGCGGCCATTGCTTACCGCTGGAGCACATCATGCTCGATAAACGCCAGGATTCCGCCACTCGCCGCCGCCGAAATCTCCATGTGGGTCTGGCCACCTGCGACACCGAAGTGGTCGAAGCCCAGAAGCTGCGCTACCGCGTCTTCGCCGACGAGATGGGCGCCCGCCTGAACTCCCGCACCCCTGGCGTCGATCGCGACATCTACGATCCGTTCTGCGACCACCTCATCGTGCGCGACGAAGATCACGGCAAGATCGTCGGCACCTACCGCATCCTGCCCCCCGACGCGGCCCGTCGTGTGGGCGGCTACTATTCGGAAAACGAGTTCGACCTCACCCGCCTGCTGCATCTGCGCAACCGCATGGTCGAAATCGGCCGCTCGTGCATCGATGCCGACTACCGCTCGGGTGCCGTCATCGCCTTGCTATGGTCGGGCCTGGCGCGCTACATGCAGGAGAACGGCTACGACTATCTGATCGGCTGCGCCTCGGTGAGCATGGCCGACGGCGGCCATCGCGCGGCGAGTTTGTATAATCAACTCCGCGAGAAGCACATGGCCCCGCTGGAGTACCGGGTCTTCCCGCGCGCCGCGCTGCCGCTCGACAAGTTGCGCGACGACCTGGAAACCGAGGCGCCGCCGCTGATCAAGGGCTACCTGCGCGCAGGCGCGTGGGTGTGTGGCGACCCGGCCTGGGATCCGGACTTCAATGTGGCGGACCTGCCGATCCTGATGCCGATGGGCCGCCTCGACGCCAAATACGCCAAACACTTCATGGGACGCGACGACTGAAACCGACCACCTCCCCGCTGCGCCGCGCCTGGCGCACCACCCGCCTCGCCCTGCACCTGGTGCAGGGCGTGCTGACCACCGCGCTGGTCTTCCCCTGGCTATCGCTCCAGCGCCGCGGGCAGCTGCGCCAACGCTGGTCGAAAGGCCTGCTGTCGCTGCTCGGTTTCCGGCTCCGCATCGACGGCGACGCCCTGGCCCACCCCGCCCTGCTGATCGCCAACCATGTGTCGTGGGTCGATATCTTCGCCATCAACGCGCTGAGCCCCAGCGCCTTCGTGTCGAAAGCCGACGTACGCCAATGGCCGGTCATCGGCTGGCTCGCTGCCATGAACGAGACGGTGTTCCTGCAGCGCGGCAGTCGCGGCCATGCGCGCATCATCAACGAAGAGATCGCCTCGCGCATGGCCGCCGGGCGGCATGTGGCGGTGTTTCCGGAAGGCACGACGACCGACGGCTCGCATGTGCAGCACTTCCATGCCGCCCTGCTGCAACCGGCGATCAGCGCCGGCCAGCCGATCCAGCCCCTGGCGCTGCGCTATCGCACCCCCGACGGGGCATTCACCCGGGCCGCGGCGTACGACGGCGACCTGTCGGTGCTCGACAGCCTCAAGGCCATCATCGCCACGCCGTGCATCGAAGTGCATCTGAGTGTCCTGCCGGCATTCGCCACGACCGACGCCAACCGCCGCAGCATCGCCACCGCGGCGCACGCGGCCATCTCGGCGCGCGTCGCGCCGCCCGTGGCCGAGCCTCGGCGCGAAGCGGCCTGAGCTTACTTTCGCGCCTCGACGGCGCCGACCTGGAAGACCTTGCCGTCCTCCAGACGATACGCGGTCAGCTTGCCGCCCCACAGGCACCCGGTATCGAGCCCCACAAAACCCGGCGCCCGATGCAACCCCAGCGCGGACCAGTGCCCGGCCAGCACCGTATGGCTGCCCCGCGCTCGCCCGGGGACGGCAAACCACGGCAGCGCCCCCTCCGGCGCGTTGTCCGGCGGCCCCTTGTGCTTGAACTCCATGAGCCCGTCCGGCGAACAAAAGCGCATGCGCGTCATGGCATTGACGATGCAGCGCAGCCGATCCTGCCCGGCGAGCGCATCCGACCACGCGGCAGGCTCATTGCCGGCCAGGTCGGCCAGAAAGGCCTGCCGCCCGGGCCCTTGCAGCACCGCCTCGACCTCGCCAGCCAGCGCCCGCGCCTGCGGGATCGTCCATTGCGGCAACAGCCCGGCATGGACCATGGCAAAGCGGCCCGCCACATGCATCAGCGGACGACTGGCCAGCCAGTCGAGCAGTTGGTCGGCGTCCGGCGCATCGAGGATGGGCTGGATGGTGTCGTCCTTGCCTCGCTTTTTCCAGCCGGCGGCCACCATCAACAGGTACAGGTCATGGTTGCCCAGCACCACGGTGGCGGCCTCGCCGAGGCCGCGGATGGCACGCAAGGTATCGAGCGACCGGGGGCCGCGATTGACGATGTCGCCGACGAACCACAGGTGGTCGCGGCCCTTGCGGAAGCGGATCTTCTTGACCAGCGCGAGGAGCGAGTCGTGGCAACCTTGAACGTCGCCGATCGCGTACGTCGCCACGGCGCTCAGGCCCGGCGCACGTCGTCAGCGGACAACGCGCCGGTCACGACCTTGAGGGCCGGCCGCCCCTGCATGGGGACATACTCCGGCACCCAGCGCAGCAACCCCTGGCGCACCGCCTCATCGGCCACCGGCCCGGCGCCGGCCAGCCAGCTTCCGAGCGCCGTCAGGAAATCGGCCGGCACCGGACGCGAGCGCGCGATCCGCAGCTTGGGATGCGGCGTCTCGCGGGTTTCTTCCGCATCGGCGAGCAGTTCCTCGTACAGCTTCTCGCCGGGGCGCAGACCGGTAAATTCGATACGGATCTCGTCTTCAGCATACCCGGACAGGCGAATCATGTTGCGCGCCAGATCAACGATGCGCACCGGGTCGCCCATGTCGAGCACGAAGATCTCGCCGCCCCGCCCCATGCTCGCCGCCTGCAACACCAGCTGTGCCGCCTCGGGAATCGACATGAAGTAGCGGGTGATCTCCGGATGGGTGACCGTCACCGGTCCGCCGCGCGCAATCTGCTCCTGAAACTTGGGGATCACGCTACCGGTGCTGCCCAGCACGTTGCCGAAGCGCACCATCTCGAACTGCGTGCGCCCGCCCTGCGAATGCAGCGCCTCACACACCATCTCGGCCAGACGCTTGGTGGCCCCCATGACATTGGTCGGATTGACCGCCTTGTCGGTCGACACCAGCACAAAACGCTCCGCGCCATGGCGTTGCGCGCACTGCGCCACCTGCAAGGTGCCGAGCACGTTGTTGCGTACCGCCTGCCAGGCGTTGCCCACCTCCATCAGCGGCACATGCTTGTAGGCCGCGGCATGGAAGACCAGTGCCGGCCGCCACTGGGCAAAGATCTCGTCGAGCCGCTGCGCATCCTTGACGTCACCGGCGAGCGGCACGATGCTGACATCCGGCTGGTGATTGGCGAACCACTGCTCGATGGTGTAGAGCACGAATTCGCTGGCCTCGAACAAGACCAGGCGCGCCGGCGAGAACCTGGCCAGCTGACGACACAGCTCGCTACCGATCGACCCGCCAGCCCCGGTCACCAGCACCGTCTTGCCGGCGATCATGGTCTGCACATGGTCGCTGTCGATCGACACCGACTCCCGGCCGAGCAAGTCTTCGATCTCCACCGGGCGCATGGCGTTGATCGCCACCTTGCCGCTCATCAGGTCTTCGAGGCCAGGCACGGTAAACGTGTGGGCGCCGGCCCGCACCGCCAGATCCGCCGCCCGGCGCAGGGCCTCGCCGGCCGCCGAGGGCATGGCGAGAATCACATGCTGCGCCTTGAAGTCCGTCAGCACCTGCGGCAGATCATCGACCGCGCCGGCCACCGGACAGCCGTAGAGTTCCAGCCCACGCTTGGCGGGGCTGTCATCGACCAGCGCCACCACCCGCCAGTCCGGGCTGCGCTCGAGCTCGCGCACCAGCATGGCTCCGCCGGTGCCGGCGCCCACCACCACCACCGGCTTGCCGGCCGCACGCAGGTCGCCATACAGACGGTGTTCCTTCCACATCCGCCAGGTCGCGCGCCCGCCCCCCATAATGGTGATCAGCAGCAGCGGGTAAAGAATCATCATCGACCGCGGGATACCGGGCAACGTCCGGTCGGCCGCCAGCATCACCAGCAAGGCCACCGACGACACCCCGACCGCCTTCAACACCCGCTTCAGATCCGGCAGGCTGGCAAACACCCACATGCCACGATACAGGCCCGCCCACCGGCAGGCCGCCGCATGCACCACCAGCAAGATCGCCAGGCTGAGGGAGAACTTCAGGCCATAGCCCGTCGGCCACTCGAAATTGAAGCGCAGCAGAAAACCGGCCGACCACGCCACGGCGGCGGTCGCCAGGTCGAACAGGACAATGAGGGCGGTACGAAAAGGCATGGTTGAGTCGTCAATCCTGTCGGGCTGCTTGCCACCACGGCCGGCATCGCATCCGGGCGCAGCCACACCCGCGCATTATATCGGCATGGCGCGCCATGGCCGACCGGAGCCGCCACAAATGCTGTCGGCCATCCACGACAGCCTCATCCGCCGACGGCCTCATCCGGCACGCCGGCACGCAGGACCACCGCCAGTGCAACCAGCGGCAGGTAGGCAATGGTCAGGCCCAACCACACAGGCAGCATGCCGCGGGCCACGCCAACGGCCAGCGGCAGCAGCCACAGCAGGTTGATGCCCATCACCGCCAGCGTCACCGGCAGGTGCTTGCCGGCCCGCCGGGAGGCGTGCTGATAGGCGTGGCTGCGATGCGCCTCGTACACCCGGTCGCCACGCAGCAGGCGCCGAATCAAGGTGTAGGTTGCGTCGACGACGAAAACCCCGAGCAGGATGGCCCAGCTCCAGAACAGCACGGGCGACACGGCCGCCGCCTGAAAGGAAAAGACGCCGAGCGTCATGCCCAGAAACCCGCTGCCGGCATCGCCCATGAAGATCTTGGCCGGCGGGAAATTCCATACCAGAAATCCAAGCACTGCCCCGGCCAGCGACAAGGGTACGAGGGCATCGGCCGGCGCGCCATGCAGCCAGTACAGCAAGGCACCGCCAACGCACACACAGATCGCCTCGACGCTGGCGATGCCGTCGATCCCATCCATGAAGTTGTACAGGTTCAGCATCCACACCAGATACAAGGCGGCCAGCACCATCCCCACGCCGCTGGCGCTGCCCGGCACCGCCGCCGGCATCACCCCCGCGGGCTGCAGCCACACCAGCGCCCACACCGCCGCACCAAAATGCGCCAGCAGGCGCCAGCGCGCCGCGATATGGCCGTGATCGTCAAGAAAGCCGATGAGCGCCACCAGCGCCCCGGCACCGCCGATCGCCCACGCCCCGGCAGTACTCAACGCGCCCAGCGCCACGAGCAGCGGTTGCACGCCCAGAAAGCACAGCACGATGGCCACCCCGCCACCGCGCGGCGTCGGCGTGACATGCGAGCTGCGCGCGTTCGGCACGTCCATCAGGCTGCGCGACAATGCGTAGCGGCGCAACCGTCCGGTCAGGAAGAACGCACCCAGTACGATCAAGGGCAGGAACCAGGCACTCATGGGGTCATCGTCGTCATGTCAAACAGAAACACCTCAGCGACGCTGGGCGAGGAAATCTGCAGCCGCCTTGCGCAAGCCCTCATCCAGCGACTCCGGCGGCTGCCAGCCGAGCACCGTACGCGCCTTGCTGATATCCACCTGCAACGACCCACACAAGCGGGTCGCCAGCGCCTGGCGCCCCAACACGTTCGCCGTCGCGCAGATCCACTTCGATGGCACTGGCAGCAAACGAGCCGAGCGCCCCAGCGCTGCCGCCACCCGCCGCAGCAACATGGTGGTCGACACATCCTCGCCGTCGCCGGCGAGGAACACCTGGCCGGCCGCCGCCGGATGCCTGGCGCAGCACACCACCAGATCGGCAAGATTGCCCACACTGACCAGGCTGCGCCGATTGTCGATGGCCCCGAACGGCAAGGGAATACCGCGCAACAACCACCCCATCATCGACCGGAAGTTGGCCTTCACCCCCGGGCCATAGACCAGCGGCGGTCGCACCACCACCACCTCCAGCCCGGTTTCCGCCGCCAGCGCGAACAGCCCCTGCTCGGCTTCCAGCTTGGAGACGCCATACGGATCACACGGTGCGGGCACGCTGGTTTCGTTAAACGGCAAACCGGGCGCCGTCGCCTCGCCGTTGACCTTGATCGAACTGATGAAGACAAACCGCCGACACCCCGCCGCCACAGCTGATCGCGCCAGATGCAACGTTCCCTCGACATTGCTGCGCCGATAGGCGGCCAGCGGGTCGGATTCGTTATCGTGCATGACGTGCACACGGGCGGCACAGTGGACCACCACGTCCACTTCGGCCAATGCCTGCTGCCAGTCCGTCGACCCGCCAAGATCGCCCACCTGACAGCACTCAACCCCGCCCGCCTGCAACGGTGGCAAGCTGCGGTA comes from Denitromonas sp. and encodes:
- a CDS encoding diacylglycerol kinase, with amino-acid sequence MTHGSPPPGDLPPPRATGLRRLINAFRYSCAGLTAAFRHEAAFRQECVLAIVLIPTALLSAADGVGKAMMVGSVLLVMVVELINSAIEAVVDRVSQARHPLAKRAKDIGSAAVLLALLNLMAVWALVLLA
- the prmA gene encoding 50S ribosomal protein L11 methyltransferase; the encoded protein is MWISVTLLADADRAERLSDALMDEGALSVSIEDADAGTEAEKPQFGEPGMAPASLWDHSRVLALFDKDADITSALARASGAVGFAEVPPFTLEEIAEQNWVQLTQSQFDPIRITDRLWIVPSWHDAPNPDAINIALDPGMAFGTGSHPTTQLCLEWLEQTVTPGISVLDYGCGSGILAIAARRLGAGRVAGVDIDDKAVEAARDNAQRNQVEIDLQVSSAPLTEQFDLVVANILTNPLCVLAPALCGHVAPGGQLALSGVLDTQTQQVIDAYAPWMTLHIGKTHDGWARLEGTKR
- a CDS encoding carbohydrate kinase family protein; the protein is MSILVCGSVAYDTIMVFHDRFKNHILPDQIHILNVAFLVPDMRREFGGCAGNIAYNLKLLGADPLIMATVGDDAAPYLSRLDQLGLRADHVRAVSGSFTAQAFITTDVDDNQITAFHPGAMNHSHQNRVSDAKGVKLGIVAPDGRDGMLGHAQQFAEAGIPFVFDPGQGLPMFSGPELEACLEMASYCALNDYEARMLSEKTGRSIEDLAGDVDALVVTLGAEGSQIYVEGQRIDIPCVKAEALVDPTGCGDAFRSGLLYGIANGMDWETTGRLASVMGSLKIAHRGGQNHRPSRTEIAERYAAAFGEKPW
- a CDS encoding DUF3426 domain-containing protein, giving the protein MRTRCPACQTLFRISSEQLRARQGMVRCGHCRHTFNALDTLDTEPAVSIASPTPAPRTGSSPVFILEERPGPSTGFRAPPPDKDSADPTDEPTTFSWGGGYMTAAPAPEPAPEPAPEPAPEPAPEPAPEPAPEPAPEPAPEPAPEPAPEPAPEPAPEPAPEPAPEPAPEPAPEPAPEPAPEPAPEPAPEPAPEPAPEPAPEPAPEPAPEPAPEPAPESAEFGFRAPAEPPSRLFQDLDTWMPEDDDMTAEVAPEVAPEVAPEVAPEVAPEVAPEVAPEVAPEVAPEVAPAETLDSGPETIWDFDDLPSGRAPGQWADDNAADPATAATAPAEAEAEAEAEAEAEAEAEAEQEDVITFAPLEADDTFDSAPAVVDAPDEAAEEARPAAGALPASGEADGSHDTNTYDPGTPESALAALPPPRKRSPWLMSLLVGVLLAALAAQTMLSYRQQVIDLLPASRPFIEALCANVGCDLDLPRDASQIGIEASDLNRLPDADALFELTATLRNRADTAMAFPHLELTLTDMQDKALVRRVFTPQEWLGSAADDAAGFAARSDRMARVAFSAEGVNASGYRLYAFYP
- a CDS encoding glycine zipper 2TM domain-containing protein gives rise to the protein MDWIQRNGRALLLASVALIGVSGCASNLTGDTYSRGEARRAMVVKFGTVQSVRFVKLEGTKTPVGTVAGGAIGGIAGSSIGRGKGAAVGAVLGAVAGGLAGSAVEEGVTRSQGVEVTVRMDDGRYLAVVQEDAGEGFRAGERVRIVQDGGTMRVSR
- the accC gene encoding acetyl-CoA carboxylase biotin carboxylase subunit, producing the protein MFDKILIANRGEIALRVLRACRELGIRTVAVHSTADTEAKYVKLADESVCIGPAPSSQSYLNVPAIISAAEVTDAEAIHPGYGFLSENADFGERVEQSGFVFIGPRPETIRLMGDKVSAKDAMKAAGVPCVPGSDGALPDDPKEIVKIARNIGYPVIIKAAGGGGGRGMRVVHTEAALINAVTTTKTEAQSAFGNPVVYMEKYLERPRHVEIQVMADAHGNAVHLGERDCSMQRRHQKVIEEAPAPGIDRKLIAKIGERCAEACRKIGYRGAGTFEFLYEDGEFYFIEMNTRVQVEHPVTELITGVDIVQAQIRVAAGEKLWLNQKDIRFAGHAIECRVNAEDPFKFTPSPGRITNWHMPGGPGVRVDSHAYNGYTVPPHYDSMIGKLITYGDTREQAIRRMQIALSETVIAGIKSNVPLHQELMRDPRFIEGGTSIHYLEKRLAERDKP